The genomic segment GCCATCCAGGCGAGGATGAGCCCGCCCAGGTCGGCGACGTCCTCGCCCAGGGTGAGCTTGCTGTTGATGTGGACGTCGTCCACCACCACGTACCGCGCGTACTGCTCCTGGACGCACTGGGCGCGCTTCTGGAACTCGGCCGCGTCCTGCGGGGTCCACCAGTCGCGCAGGTTGCCCTGGGCGTCGAACTGGCGGCCCTCATCGTCGAAGCCGTGCGTCAATTCGTGGCCGATGGTGCCGCCGGTATCGCCGTAGTTGGGAGCGGCGTCGCCGGTGGGATCGAAGGTGGGAGGCTGCAGCACCCCGGCGGGGAAGTTGATGTCGTTCTTCTGCGCGTCGTAATAGGCGTTGACGGTGGGCGGGCTCATGTACCACTCGCCCTTGTCCACCGGCTTGCCGATCTTGGCGAGGGAGCGGCGGAACTCGAACTCGTTGCCGCGCTCGCCGTCGGCGAGGAAGCTGTCGCGCACCACTTGGAACTTGCTGTAGTCCCGCCAGTGGTCGGGATAGCCGATCTTGTTGACCATGGCGTGCAGCTTGACCAGCGCCTGCTGCTTGGTGGCGTCGCTCATCCAGGTGAGGCTGTGGATGTCCTGCTCCATGGCGGCCTCGATCTGCACCACCATGGTGTGGGCCTGCTGGCGAGCTTGCGGCGGGAAGTACTTCTCTACGTAGGCCTGTCCCAGAGCCTCGCCCAGGGCGCGGTCGATGTAGCGCACACAGCGCTTCCAGCGCGGCTGCAATTCCTTCTGGCCGGTCAGCGTCTTGCCGTAGAAATCAAAATCTTCGTCCACGAAGGCGGCGGAGAGATAGCGCGCCTGGGCGTGCACCAGGTGCCAGCGCAGGTAGGTCTTCCAGGCGGGCAACTCCTCGGCCTTGAGTTCGGCCTCCATGGTCTTGAAGAAGTCGGGCACGGCAACGTTGACCGACTGCACGCCGGCCAGACCCAGGTCCTTGAAGTAGGTGTTCCAGTCGAAGGAGGGGCTGAGCGCGGCCAGCTCGGCACGGCTCATGCGGTGATAGACCTTGTTGGGATCGCGGCGGTCGACGCGGCTCATGGAGCCCTGGGCGAGCGCGGTCTCGATGCGCAGCACCGTCTGGGCATTGGCGGCGGCGACGTCGGGGGCGTCGCCCAGCAATTCGAACATCTTCTGCACGTGCGCGACATAGGCGGCGCGGATGGCGGGAAACCTGCCGTCCTGCTTCAGGTAGTAGTCGCGGTCGGGGAGGCCCAAGCCGCCCTGGTCGGCCTCAACGATGACCTGGGTGGAGTCCTTGGCGTCCTGGGTGGAGCCGAAGCGGAAGAGCGCCGACTGCCCGAAGTAGATGTAGATGTCCTCGGGATGGTAGGCGGCGAGGTAGGCCGCGAGATCGGCCTTGGACTTGAGCCTGGCGATGCGCGCCATCTCGGGTGCGAGCGCTGCGGGGCCGGCCTTCTCCACCGCGGCCTCGTCCATGCAGGCGGCGTAGTAGTCGCCGATCTTCTGCTCCGCGGCACTGCGGCCGGGGCGCGGCCCGGCCGCCTGCTCCAGGATGCCGCGCAGGATGAGCCGGTTGTCGTCCTGCATCTTGGAATAGACGCTCCACGAGGCCTGGTCGGGCGGGATGGGATTCTGCTTCATCCAGCCGCCGCAGGAGTAGGTGTAGAAGTCCACGCAGGGATCGACGCTCTTGTCCATGTAGGCGGGGTTGGCGGCCTGGCTGTGGGGCGCGGCGGTCTGGGCCGCGGCGGCGGCGGAGAGCAAGAGCCCGGTCAGGAGGCAGAACAGGGATGCGCGGCGCATGGGCGGCTCCTCGCCAGCGAGACTACACTCTTTGGCGCTGCAGGACTACTGGATGCGGGAGGAAGAAGGCGGCGCGGCCTGGAGCACGTCCCGGAACTCGTAGAAGCCCTTCTTGCCGGCCAGCCACTCGGCGGCGCGCACGGCGCCCTCCGCGAAGCCGCGGCGCGACTTGGCGTCGTGCACCAGCATCATGGAGTCGTTGGGCGAGTCGAAGAACATGACGTGCATGCCCACGGTGTCGCCTTCGCGCACGGAATCGATCT from the Terriglobales bacterium genome contains:
- a CDS encoding M13 family metallopeptidase, with translation MRRASLFCLLTGLLLSAAAAAQTAAPHSQAANPAYMDKSVDPCVDFYTYSCGGWMKQNPIPPDQASWSVYSKMQDDNRLILRGILEQAAGPRPGRSAAEQKIGDYYAACMDEAAVEKAGPAALAPEMARIARLKSKADLAAYLAAYHPEDIYIYFGQSALFRFGSTQDAKDSTQVIVEADQGGLGLPDRDYYLKQDGRFPAIRAAYVAHVQKMFELLGDAPDVAAANAQTVLRIETALAQGSMSRVDRRDPNKVYHRMSRAELAALSPSFDWNTYFKDLGLAGVQSVNVAVPDFFKTMEAELKAEELPAWKTYLRWHLVHAQARYLSAAFVDEDFDFYGKTLTGQKELQPRWKRCVRYIDRALGEALGQAYVEKYFPPQARQQAHTMVVQIEAAMEQDIHSLTWMSDATKQQALVKLHAMVNKIGYPDHWRDYSKFQVVRDSFLADGERGNEFEFRRSLAKIGKPVDKGEWYMSPPTVNAYYDAQKNDINFPAGVLQPPTFDPTGDAAPNYGDTGGTIGHELTHGFDDEGRQFDAQGNLRDWWTPQDAAEFQKRAQCVQEQYARYVVVDDVHINSKLTLGEDVADLGGLILAWMA